In Streptomyces sp. NBC_00448, the following are encoded in one genomic region:
- the fabG gene encoding 3-oxoacyl-ACP reductase FabG, which translates to MADDLPLSGRKCVITGGARGIGAAVVRLALAQGAHVVFGYHSSAAAAAELSDEMSAAYPDQQCTALPGRVGDTVDASRFAADALRALDGELDVLVNNAGVTHDVSFARMRREQWDEVVETNLGSMFNVTRPLVMPLVRRRRGTVVNVTSASGIHGAPGQTAYSASKSGVIGFTKALAKEVGGLGVTVNAVAPGFIATDMTAAIPEPQLERVKSLIPTREFGSAEDVAALVCFLASDRARYITGQVIEMSGGLTL; encoded by the coding sequence CGGTGGTCCGGCTCGCGCTCGCGCAGGGCGCCCACGTGGTCTTCGGCTACCACTCCAGCGCCGCTGCCGCCGCCGAACTGTCCGACGAGATGAGCGCCGCCTACCCCGACCAGCAGTGCACCGCGCTGCCGGGCCGGGTCGGCGACACCGTGGACGCGAGCCGGTTCGCCGCGGACGCGCTGCGCGCGCTCGACGGGGAGCTGGACGTCCTCGTCAACAACGCGGGCGTCACCCACGACGTCAGCTTCGCCCGGATGCGCCGCGAGCAGTGGGACGAGGTGGTGGAGACCAACCTCGGCAGCATGTTCAACGTGACCCGGCCGCTGGTGATGCCGCTGGTACGGCGCCGGCGCGGCACCGTCGTCAACGTCACCTCCGCCTCCGGTATCCACGGCGCGCCGGGCCAGACCGCGTACTCCGCCTCCAAGTCCGGGGTGATCGGCTTCACCAAGGCGCTGGCGAAGGAGGTCGGCGGCCTCGGGGTGACCGTGAACGCGGTCGCGCCCGGCTTCATCGCCACCGACATGACGGCCGCGATCCCCGAGCCGCAGCTCGAACGCGTCAAAAGCCTCATCCCGACACGGGAGTTCGGCTCGGCGGAGGACGTCGCCGCGCTGGTGTGCTTCCTCGCGTCGGACCGGGCGCGCTACATCACCGGGCAGGTCATCGAGATGTCCGGCGGCCTCACCCTCTGA